The following proteins are co-located in the Candidatus Thermoplasmatota archaeon genome:
- a CDS encoding histidinol phosphate phosphatase domain-containing protein — protein MTYDFHTHTLLSDGELLPIELIRRAFVLGYKAIAITDHVSPSNLESVIASATKDCELAEKHWDIIAIAGVELTHIPVKAISKLAKEARKKGAKLVVLHGETPIEPVEKGTNYEGLRSDIDILAHPGYLSLEEAEIAYKNNIFIELTKRGGHSIANNHIAEICKKANCKLLLSTDAHSEKDLLREGEPRKICLKLGLGNEINRILVENPMSLLKKLGYL, from the coding sequence ATGACCTACGATTTCCATACCCATACGTTACTCAGCGATGGCGAACTTTTGCCAATAGAGCTTATAAGGAGAGCTTTTGTTCTTGGTTATAAAGCAATTGCTATTACAGACCATGTGAGCCCTTCTAATCTAGAAAGTGTTATAGCAAGCGCTACTAAAGATTGCGAGCTTGCTGAAAAACACTGGGATATTATCGCTATAGCAGGAGTTGAGCTAACGCACATACCTGTAAAAGCAATTTCCAAACTTGCAAAAGAAGCCCGAAAAAAAGGTGCAAAGCTAGTAGTTTTACATGGCGAAACACCTATAGAGCCTGTGGAGAAAGGAACTAATTACGAAGGCCTGCGCTCAGATATAGATATTTTAGCGCATCCTGGTTATTTAAGTTTGGAAGAGGCAGAAATAGCTTATAAAAACAATATCTTTATAGAGTTGACTAAAAGGGGAGGGCACTCAATAGCAAACAACCACATTGCAGAAATTTGTAAAAAAGCAAATTGCAAGCTATTGCTGAGTACAGATGCCCATTCTGAAAAGGATTTATTGAGGGAAGGAGAACCTAGAAAAATATGCCTAAAATTAGGTTTGGGAAATGAGATAAATAGAATTTTAGTTGAAAATCCAATGTCTTTATTGAAAAAATTGGGCTATTTATAA
- a CDS encoding imidazoleglycerol-phosphate dehydratase, with product MRIQRKTKETDIALELEIYGEGKAKIELKPENNFLEHMLTTLAKFANFNLAVRASGKDEHHLCEDIGITLGKALREKLKKEVKIKRIGKSILPMDDALVLVSVDLIERPYVNVDLPNELYLHFLRSFALESKITFHNLILRGREEHHIVEATFKALGLALREALEFEMKLKSTKGEVKWKKT from the coding sequence ATGAGAATTCAAAGAAAGACCAAGGAAACTGATATCGCTCTAGAGCTGGAGATTTACGGTGAAGGCAAAGCTAAGATTGAATTAAAGCCCGAGAACAACTTTTTAGAGCATATGCTCACAACGCTTGCTAAATTTGCAAATTTTAATTTAGCTGTTAGAGCAAGCGGTAAGGACGAGCATCACCTATGCGAAGATATTGGAATAACTTTAGGCAAGGCATTACGCGAAAAATTAAAAAAAGAAGTTAAAATAAAGAGAATTGGTAAATCAATTTTGCCTATGGACGATGCTTTAGTATTAGTAAGTGTAGATTTAATTGAAAGACCTTATGTTAATGTAGATTTACCAAATGAACTATATCTGCATTTCCTTAGGTCTTTTGCTCTAGAGTCAAAAATCACTTTCCACAACCTAATTTTGCGCGGTAGGGAAGAGCATCATATAGTAGAAGCCACTTTTAAAGCTTTGGGTTTAGCTCTGAGAGAAGCGCTTGAGTTTGAAATGAAATTGAAAAGCACAAAAGGTGAGGTTAAATGGAAGAAGACCTAA
- a CDS encoding 4Fe-4S binding protein, giving the protein MKVRVYFPGKVVNEPVIAQTILESKSLINILRATVDEHGGDMIIDIPEKDYTKIVNLLRSRGASVSMLEKPIILNEEKCINCGACISICPTKVFNYKEDKSISVDYERCIQCGLCINACPHQALMVHRKC; this is encoded by the coding sequence ATGAAAGTTCGCGTTTACTTTCCAGGAAAGGTAGTTAACGAGCCCGTTATAGCGCAAACAATTTTAGAGAGTAAAAGTTTAATTAATATATTAAGAGCAACTGTGGATGAGCATGGCGGAGATATGATTATAGATATTCCAGAAAAAGATTACACCAAGATTGTTAATTTACTAAGGTCTAGGGGCGCGAGCGTATCGATGCTTGAGAAGCCTATAATTCTCAACGAAGAAAAATGTATAAACTGCGGCGCTTGTATCTCAATATGCCCTACGAAAGTATTTAACTACAAAGAAGACAAATCAATTTCTGTAGATTACGAAAGATGTATTCAATGTGGCTTGTGCATTAACGCATGTCCCCATCAAGCTCTGATGGTGCATAGAAAATGCTGA
- the hisA gene encoding 1-(5-phosphoribosyl)-5-[(5-phosphoribosylamino)methylideneamino]imidazole-4-carboxamide isomerase, giving the protein MKIIPSIDLHNGKVVKLLHGKLNTGIVLKESALELAIKWREEGADWLHLVDLDAALGIGNNLKTIEEIIEKVDIKVQVGGGIRATEKACELLEKGANRIIVGTRAVIDIDWLKELASKLGSKIIVAVDSKNDKILVKGWQENSGKNLAEYVKDVEKLNLCGFLYTNIKTEGSLKGIELEPIKKLRKLTSKEILVSGGICRIEDLKKLHQIGIDGAVLGMALYKKKINFGEAIKELKRYNYIN; this is encoded by the coding sequence ATGAAAATCATTCCTAGCATTGATTTACATAATGGAAAAGTAGTTAAATTGCTACATGGCAAACTCAATACAGGTATTGTATTGAAAGAGAGCGCTTTAGAGCTTGCTATTAAATGGCGAGAAGAGGGCGCAGATTGGCTGCATTTAGTGGACTTGGATGCAGCATTAGGCATAGGCAATAACCTCAAAACAATTGAAGAAATAATTGAAAAAGTAGATATTAAAGTGCAAGTGGGTGGTGGAATAAGAGCCACAGAAAAAGCTTGCGAGCTACTAGAGAAAGGCGCAAATAGAATAATAGTGGGCACACGCGCTGTTATAGATATTGACTGGCTGAAAGAGCTAGCTTCAAAACTAGGCTCTAAAATTATAGTTGCGGTAGATTCTAAAAACGATAAAATATTAGTTAAGGGTTGGCAGGAGAACAGCGGAAAAAATCTAGCTGAATATGTAAAAGATGTTGAAAAGCTCAATCTGTGTGGCTTCTTATACACTAATATCAAGACAGAAGGCAGTCTTAAAGGTATAGAGCTAGAGCCTATAAAAAAGCTCAGAAAACTAACGAGCAAGGAAATTTTAGTTTCAGGTGGAATTTGCAGGATTGAAGATTTGAAGAAACTCCACCAAATTGGTATTGATGGCGCTGTGCTTGGTATGGCACTATATAAAAAAAAGATAAATTTTGGAGAAGCTATTAAAGAACTAAAAAGGTATAATTATATAAACTAG
- a CDS encoding UPF0280 family protein, which yields MLRELFQVSETAITIIAEEQEYSEVAKRAVLRARAELEKFIFQAKLFAITLEPYHCNEEAPEIVKRMCEESSKFGIGPMSAVAGAIAQVALEAMLEKGAEHAIVDNGGDIAMALKKPANVGIYAGESKIKNLALKIMPETTPLGICTSSATIGHSISFGKADASVVVANNAILADSAATALGNAVRSEEEIEKSFEVVKNIDGIIGALVIVNDKLGLWGELPEIIKADAKFEVITKGRKFKFPTRQEF from the coding sequence ATGCTGAGGGAGCTGTTCCAAGTAAGTGAAACTGCGATTACTATAATTGCAGAAGAGCAGGAATATAGTGAGGTAGCGAAGAGAGCTGTTTTGAGAGCGCGCGCTGAACTTGAAAAATTCATTTTTCAAGCCAAGCTTTTTGCAATTACCTTGGAGCCTTATCATTGCAACGAAGAAGCGCCTGAGATTGTCAAGAGAATGTGCGAAGAAAGCTCTAAATTTGGTATAGGCCCTATGAGTGCAGTCGCAGGCGCTATTGCGCAAGTTGCTCTTGAAGCTATGCTTGAGAAAGGTGCTGAGCATGCAATTGTTGATAACGGTGGAGATATTGCAATGGCTCTTAAAAAGCCTGCCAACGTAGGAATATATGCAGGCGAGTCTAAAATAAAAAATTTAGCTTTGAAAATAATGCCTGAGACGACGCCTTTAGGAATATGCACTTCATCAGCTACGATAGGGCATTCTATTAGTTTTGGGAAGGCTGATGCGAGCGTCGTTGTCGCTAATAACGCAATTCTTGCAGATTCTGCAGCTACAGCTCTAGGAAATGCTGTGAGAAGTGAAGAAGAAATTGAGAAATCTTTCGAAGTTGTTAAAAATATTGATGGCATAATAGGAGCTTTGGTTATTGTAAATGATAAATTAGGGTTGTGGGGCGAATTGCCAGAGATTATAAAAGCAGATGCTAAGTTCGAGGTTATAACGAAAGGAAGGAAGTTCAAATTCCCAACTCGCCAGGAGTTTTAG
- a CDS encoding asparagine synthetase A, translating to MKKLFESVSERKASALKIQSAIIKATGDYLRSEGFVEILPVIISPITDPLRHATGSAIIEYYNHKYQLTKSMIFHKQLAILTIPKIFCYSPNIRFEPVELADTGKHLVEFVQLDLEVRDGDREELIRLGENLVIHTLRCVKDSCKEELELFKRELRVPNKPFERISYEDAYDKYGGNFEAVLSQLHKEPFWIIDVPLEAREFYDRESEEKPGYLVDMDLIWPEGCGEALSGGEREYEYDRIIARIKKQGLKVEDFIVYLQLARQGLCKSAGFGLGIERFTRYVCGAKRIEEVTLFPKTPGELGI from the coding sequence ATGAAAAAGCTATTCGAATCGGTTTCTGAACGAAAAGCTAGTGCGCTAAAAATACAGAGTGCAATCATTAAAGCAACAGGCGACTATTTGAGGAGCGAGGGCTTTGTTGAAATTCTGCCAGTTATAATTTCGCCTATTACAGATCCTCTAAGACATGCTACAGGCAGTGCTATTATAGAATACTATAACCACAAATATCAATTGACAAAGAGCATGATATTTCACAAGCAGCTTGCTATACTGACAATTCCTAAAATTTTCTGCTATTCGCCGAATATAAGATTCGAGCCTGTAGAGCTGGCAGATACAGGCAAGCATTTAGTTGAGTTTGTTCAGTTAGATTTAGAGGTAAGAGATGGTGATCGCGAGGAGCTAATAAGATTAGGCGAGAATTTGGTTATTCACACATTGCGCTGTGTAAAGGATAGTTGCAAAGAGGAGCTAGAACTTTTCAAGCGCGAGCTTAGAGTCCCTAACAAGCCTTTTGAGCGCATTAGTTACGAAGACGCTTATGATAAATACGGCGGTAATTTCGAAGCTGTTCTCTCGCAACTTCACAAAGAGCCCTTCTGGATTATAGACGTTCCTTTGGAAGCACGCGAATTTTACGATAGGGAAAGCGAAGAGAAGCCTGGATATCTTGTAGATATGGATTTAATCTGGCCAGAAGGGTGTGGAGAAGCACTATCTGGTGGCGAGCGCGAATACGAGTATGATAGAATTATTGCCAGAATAAAGAAGCAGGGCTTGAAAGTAGAAGACTTTATTGTGTATTTACAGCTTGCAAGGCAAGGTCTTTGTAAATCTGCAGGTTTTGGACTGGGCATAGAAAGATTTACTAGATACGTTTGCGGAGCTAAAAGAATAGAAGAGGTCACTCTTTTCCCTAAAACTCCTGGCGAGTTGGGAATTTGA
- the hisIE gene encoding bifunctional phosphoribosyl-AMP cyclohydrolase/phosphoribosyl-ATP diphosphatase HisIE, whose product MEEDLKFDERGLIPVITQDYTNNEVLMHAWLNKEALEKTLATGKMHYWSREMKRIWQKGEKTGNVQELVALKVDCDRDSILARVKQKGNACHTNSYSCFFNSIIEKEKGASLIYELLKVLEERKKSPSEKSYTSKLLSNEKLLTDKIIEESKEVATASTKENLVWELADLFYHCMVLMTAHGIEPIDIFRELERRRK is encoded by the coding sequence ATGGAAGAAGACCTAAAATTTGATGAGCGTGGGCTAATACCTGTAATAACGCAGGACTATACTAATAACGAAGTGCTGATGCATGCATGGCTCAACAAAGAAGCTTTAGAGAAAACGCTTGCTACAGGAAAAATGCACTACTGGAGCAGGGAAATGAAAAGAATATGGCAGAAGGGCGAAAAAACAGGCAATGTGCAAGAGCTCGTTGCTTTGAAAGTAGATTGCGATAGAGATTCGATTTTGGCTAGAGTAAAGCAGAAAGGTAACGCATGCCATACCAACAGCTACTCATGCTTCTTCAATTCTATAATTGAGAAAGAGAAAGGCGCTAGTCTAATTTACGAGCTTTTGAAAGTGCTGGAAGAGAGGAAAAAGAGTCCTTCTGAAAAATCATATACCAGCAAGCTTTTAAGCAACGAAAAATTACTAACAGATAAAATAATAGAAGAATCCAAAGAAGTTGCAACTGCATCCACAAAAGAAAATTTAGTTTGGGAACTAGCAGATCTTTTCTATCACTGTATGGTACTTATGACTGCTCACGGTATAGAGCCAATCGATATTTTCAGAGAGCTTGAGAGGAGGAGAAAATGA
- a CDS encoding homocysteine biosynthesis protein: MPKTLEEINRKIKEGNAVVVDAEEMSLIVEEKGLAKAAKEVDVVTTGTFGAMCSSGVFLNFGHSEEPIKMQRVWLNDVEAYTGIAAVDAYLGATQLSETKGFDYGGAHVIEDLLLGKEIELRAVSYGTDCYPKKSLKTKITLEYLNQAIMVNPRNAYQRYNVATNSSDKTLYTYMGTLLPNFGNATFSGAGALSPLCNDPDYETIGIGTKIFLGGGKGYVIGEGTQHNPKAGFGTLMVKGNLKEMSAEYLKPAIFHKYGVTLYVGIGVPIPVLNESIARKTAIKDADIVTNVLDYSVPKRDRPILRKVTYEELKSGLIEIQGKEVPTSSLSSYFIAKKIALELKNWLEKGNFLISAPLEKLPYDVVFKPMKEEIMRVKDVMLAPVITIKGGSSIREAANLIIEKNIDHLPVVSKENKILGILTSWDISKAVLGKYRFVDEIMTEKVITAELEESVESAAKKLQEHNISALPVVDKEQKVVGMITTSALSKLLIK, from the coding sequence ATGCCTAAAACTCTAGAAGAAATAAATCGTAAAATTAAGGAAGGTAATGCTGTGGTTGTAGATGCAGAAGAAATGTCTTTAATTGTAGAAGAGAAAGGCTTGGCTAAGGCTGCGAAAGAAGTGGATGTGGTAACAACAGGCACTTTCGGAGCTATGTGCTCTAGTGGCGTTTTTCTTAATTTTGGTCACTCAGAAGAGCCTATAAAAATGCAGCGCGTTTGGCTGAATGATGTTGAGGCATATACAGGTATAGCAGCTGTAGATGCTTATTTAGGTGCAACCCAGCTTAGCGAAACAAAAGGTTTTGACTACGGCGGAGCGCACGTAATTGAAGATTTGCTGTTAGGCAAGGAAATAGAGCTGAGAGCAGTTAGCTACGGAACTGACTGCTATCCTAAAAAGAGCTTGAAGACCAAAATTACTTTAGAATATTTAAATCAAGCTATAATGGTCAATCCAAGGAATGCATATCAAAGATATAATGTGGCTACAAATTCTTCAGATAAAACTCTCTATACCTATATGGGTACTTTACTGCCAAATTTTGGTAATGCAACTTTTTCCGGCGCAGGTGCATTATCGCCGCTATGCAACGACCCTGATTACGAGACTATAGGAATTGGCACTAAAATATTTTTAGGAGGAGGTAAAGGCTATGTAATTGGCGAAGGTACTCAGCATAATCCAAAAGCAGGTTTTGGTACATTGATGGTAAAAGGCAACCTAAAAGAAATGTCAGCTGAATATTTAAAACCTGCAATTTTCCATAAATATGGCGTTACTTTATACGTTGGTATAGGCGTTCCTATCCCTGTACTAAACGAAAGCATTGCAAGAAAGACTGCAATTAAAGATGCAGATATAGTTACTAACGTGCTTGATTACTCAGTACCTAAAAGAGACAGACCGATACTTAGGAAAGTAACTTACGAAGAGCTCAAATCAGGATTAATAGAAATTCAAGGTAAAGAAGTACCTACATCATCACTCTCAAGCTATTTCATTGCTAAGAAGATAGCACTGGAACTAAAAAACTGGCTTGAAAAAGGTAATTTTTTGATTTCCGCGCCTTTAGAAAAATTGCCGTACGATGTAGTGTTCAAGCCTATGAAAGAAGAGATAATGAGAGTAAAAGATGTAATGCTTGCGCCAGTCATTACTATCAAAGGAGGCTCTAGCATTAGGGAAGCAGCTAATTTGATAATAGAGAAGAATATAGACCATTTACCTGTAGTTTCTAAAGAAAATAAAATTCTGGGTATTTTAACTTCCTGGGATATTTCTAAAGCTGTACTTGGTAAATATAGATTTGTAGATGAAATAATGACTGAAAAAGTTATCACTGCAGAGCTTGAAGAAAGTGTAGAAAGCGCTGCTAAAAAACTGCAAGAGCATAATATTTCTGCACTACCAGTAGTTGATAAAGAGCAGAAAGTTGTAGGAATGATAACTACAAGTGCATTGAGCAAATTATTAATAAAATGA